Proteins from a genomic interval of Watersipora subatra chromosome 10, tzWatSuba1.1, whole genome shotgun sequence:
- the LOC137406096 gene encoding GDP-fucose protein O-fucosyltransferase 1-like yields the protein MLLIRFVLVILWLIAACDKITSLQNDYTGYIIYCPCMGRFGNQADHLLGSLAFAHKLRRTLVLPAWPTMRGFVEFDEWFDIDILQTHQKVVTADTFIKDIAPQVWPVGKRVGFCYKPAHGSYTQDKCDLKQGSPFSDFWDHLNVDFDSTEFYHLTYSAADIDSWKELYPVNKYPVLAFRGAPAKYPVLEENVKLQRYLWWSNQMVEAASRLIYSHLQNESYIAVHLRNGPDWDNACSHVPERITFMSSPQCTGYSNKHPLSMNMCLPDVAHVLQRIREAVLLTKITNIYVLTDQYPLISDIEHGLSDLGVKAIHADPDIPQYDLIIAAKADFFIGNCISSFSAFIKRERQEILNKTSWFFGIDSNSG from the exons ATGCTACTAATTCGATTTGTGCTAGTAATTTTATGGCTAATTGCAGCATGTGATAAAATTACATCATTACAAAATGATTATACCGGGTACATCATTTATTGTCCTTGCATGGGCAGATTTGGCAATCAAGCTGATCATCTTTTAGGTTCTTTGGCTTTTGCACATAAATTAAGAAGAACTTTGGTCTTGCCGGCTTGGCCTACCATGCGG GGTTTTGTAGAGTTTGATGAGTGGTTTGACATAGACATCTTGCAAACTCACCAGAAGGTTGTGACAGCTGATACGTTTATCAAGGATATAGCACCACAAGTGTGGCCAGTCGGTAAGAGAGTGGGCTTTTGCTACAAACCGGCACATGGAAGTTATACCCAG GATAAATGCGACCTTAAGCAAGGCTCCCCCTTCTCAGACTTTTGGGATCACCTAAATGTTGACTTCGATTCAACGGAGTTTTACCACTTGACTTACTCAGCTGCAGACATTGACTCCTGGAAAGAGCTCTACCCGGTTAACAAATACCCAGTGCTGGCATTCAGAGGGGCGCCAGCCAAGTACCCAGTACTGGAG GAGAATGTGAAGTTGCAGAGATATTTATGGTGGTCAAATCAGATGGTAGAGGCAGCCAGTAGACTCATTTACAGCCATCTCCAGAATGAGAGCTATATTG CCGTGCACTTACGGAATGGGCCTGACTGGGACAATGCTTGCTCACATGTGCCTGAGAGGATCACCTTCATGTCTTCTCCCCAGTGCACTGGATACTCAAATAAACATCCTCTGTCCATGAACATGTGTTTGCCTGATGTTGCTCATGTGCTTCA gCGGATCAGAGAAGCGGTCTTGCTTACAAAAATCACCAACATATACGTGCTCACAGATCAATACCCATTAATATCAGATATCGAACATGGACTATCAGATCTTGGTGTCAAGGCCATACATGCTGATCCAGATATCCCTCAGTACGATCTTATTATTGCGGCAAAGGCTGATTTCTTCATAGGAAATTGCATTTCATCGTTTTCCGCTTTCATCAAGCGAGAGCGACAAGAGATATTGAATAAGACCAGCTGGTTTTTTGGAATAGATTCCAACTCTGGGTGA